The Streptomyces sp. RKAG293 genome includes a region encoding these proteins:
- a CDS encoding glycosyltransferase — protein MSTVSVVIPCYKYGHFLADCVRSVLDEQEGLDVRVLIIDDASPDDSAQAAHALAAADPRIEVRVHEKNKGHIATYNEGLLEWADGDYVVLLSADDRLVPGALVRAAALLDAHPEAGFCYGRPLRFQHGGPLPKARTRSTGSVVYPGQWWLERRFQEATGCITSPEVVVRTSLQRKVGGYDPALPHAGDIEMWMRLAAHADVGYIQGADQAFYRVHGNNMSTTDFGGQLDDLRQRLVAFDAVLDKCADLLPRADRLSAAVHTRLARFALRRAYRAYDRGRTDVVPVDELVAFAGECLPGYEKLPEYRALRRRQRIGARTMPYLQPLVLSAVADRGREWLWWQSWKRRGI, from the coding sequence ATGAGCACCGTCAGCGTCGTGATCCCCTGCTACAAGTACGGCCATTTCCTGGCCGACTGCGTGCGCAGCGTGCTGGACGAGCAGGAGGGCCTCGATGTCCGGGTGCTGATCATCGACGATGCCTCGCCCGACGACTCCGCGCAGGCCGCGCACGCGCTGGCGGCCGCCGACCCGCGGATCGAGGTCCGGGTCCACGAGAAGAACAAGGGGCACATCGCCACCTACAACGAGGGCCTGCTGGAGTGGGCCGACGGCGACTACGTCGTCCTGCTCTCGGCGGACGACCGGCTGGTCCCCGGGGCGCTGGTGCGCGCGGCAGCGCTGCTGGACGCCCATCCGGAGGCCGGATTCTGCTACGGCAGACCGCTGCGCTTCCAGCACGGCGGCCCGCTGCCCAAGGCCCGCACCCGGAGCACCGGTTCCGTCGTCTACCCCGGGCAGTGGTGGCTGGAGCGGCGCTTCCAGGAGGCCACCGGCTGCATCACCTCGCCCGAGGTGGTCGTCAGGACCAGCCTGCAGCGCAAGGTGGGCGGCTACGATCCGGCGCTCCCGCACGCGGGCGACATCGAGATGTGGATGCGGCTCGCGGCGCACGCCGACGTCGGCTACATCCAGGGCGCCGACCAGGCCTTCTACCGAGTGCACGGCAACAACATGTCCACCACGGACTTCGGCGGACAGCTCGACGACCTCCGCCAGCGTCTGGTCGCCTTCGACGCGGTGCTCGACAAGTGCGCCGACCTGCTGCCACGGGCCGACCGGCTGTCGGCCGCGGTGCACACCCGGCTCGCCCGCTTCGCGCTGCGCCGCGCCTACCGGGCCTACGACCGCGGGCGTACCGATGTGGTTCCCGTCGATGAACTCGTGGCGTTCGCCGGTGAGTGCCTGCCGGGTTACGAGAAGCTGCCCGAGTACCGGGCGCTGCGCCGGCGGCAGCGGATCGGCGCGCGGACGATGCCGTATCTGCAGCCCCTGGTGCTGTCGGCGGTGGCCGACCGCGGCCGTGAGTGGCTCTGGTGGCAGTCCTGGAAGCGCCGGGGCATCTGA
- a CDS encoding DUF4082 domain-containing protein yields the protein MITAVLPLAVVASAADPCGSGGNPVACENSKPGTPMSDWFSPNAYGNVQGFSTSQSVQAGETVQFKIQSPTPYHVSVLRLGYYGGDGARTLSTAAQAAVTYPANFTKDGTANTPIDTTVVDGVPDGKPRNCTKKPTTGLVDCGNWPVTASWTVPSDAVSGLYIANFDQADGEGVMPYPFIVRNDSSHSDIVVQTDDETWQAYNTWGGQSLYDGGGPAPDGRAYEVSYNRPLSVGGDNGIYGSEYEMISWLEQNGYDVSYMTGLDVSTRGPQLLNHKMFMSSGHDEYWTQDQFTNVLNARHAGVHQTYFSGNEVFWKTRFAPSIDGANVANRTLVCYKETKRFLAQPDGIPDPSGIWTGTWMDPNSTANGQPFQPENILTGSMFTVNGYRSDAITVPGTYSKQRLWRNTTVASLTPSQTATFPTGTLGYEWDSDLSNSTRPAGQIDMSSTTVDINDGKLRLDYGNTYGNGTATHNLVAFRDQTSHALVFGAGTVQWSWGLTNIPTSNPDDAVVTADKRMQQATVNILADMGLQPKTLQSGLVLASASTDTVGPTISVTSPAANVTVPALKPLTISGTAADSGGVVARVEVSTDGGTTWNPTTGLTSWSYSWTPTSPGAAQIKVRAVDDSVNIGATTTVPLTVGPQQCPCTVWPAAAVPGTVNAGDGSSLELGVKIRSSVTGSITGVRFYKSPANTGTHTGSLWSATGQRLATGTFTNETASGWQQLNFASPVPVKANTTYVASYFAPNGGYSYDSTFTGNSAGLAPLTALQNGTDGGNGVYHYGATSAFPSTASTGSNYWVDAVLDTSGASTVPPAVSTTTPQSAATGVPITSPVKAIFSEGIDGDTLTFTLKDAGGASVPGTKVLTAANSATFTPSTELALNTTYTASVQAEDLWGNAMAAPTTWNFTTSPTPPVVNCPCTLWPGSAVPTTANTTGDTNSLELGTRFQSAVNGYITGITFYKGPGNTGTHTGTLWSSTGTLLATGTFGSETTSGWQQLLFATPVPITAGTGYVASYHAPNGNYAVDGGYFSGAHQSYPLVAPADGSGGSNGLYAYGTTSSFPNGSYGSANYWVGPIFTTTPPALAQTDSSTEVVPAK from the coding sequence TTGATAACAGCCGTACTGCCGCTGGCCGTGGTCGCCAGCGCGGCTGATCCCTGCGGATCGGGTGGCAACCCCGTCGCGTGCGAGAACTCGAAGCCGGGCACTCCGATGTCCGACTGGTTCTCACCCAACGCGTACGGCAACGTCCAGGGGTTCTCCACCAGCCAGAGCGTCCAGGCCGGTGAGACCGTCCAGTTCAAGATCCAGTCGCCGACGCCCTACCATGTCTCGGTTCTCCGGCTCGGCTACTACGGGGGCGACGGCGCCCGCACGTTGTCGACCGCGGCCCAGGCCGCGGTGACCTATCCCGCCAACTTCACCAAGGACGGCACCGCCAACACCCCGATCGACACCACGGTGGTCGACGGAGTGCCGGACGGCAAGCCGCGCAACTGCACCAAGAAGCCCACCACCGGGCTGGTGGACTGCGGCAACTGGCCCGTCACGGCGAGCTGGACGGTGCCGAGTGACGCCGTCTCCGGTCTGTACATCGCCAACTTCGACCAGGCCGACGGCGAAGGCGTGATGCCGTACCCGTTCATCGTGCGCAACGACTCCAGCCACTCCGACATCGTCGTGCAGACCGACGACGAGACCTGGCAGGCGTACAACACGTGGGGTGGCCAGAGCCTCTACGACGGCGGCGGTCCCGCCCCCGACGGGCGCGCCTACGAGGTCAGTTACAACCGGCCGCTGAGCGTCGGCGGTGACAACGGGATCTACGGTTCCGAGTACGAGATGATCTCGTGGCTGGAGCAGAACGGCTACGACGTCAGCTACATGACCGGGCTCGACGTGTCGACCCGGGGCCCGCAACTGCTGAACCACAAGATGTTCATGTCGTCGGGCCATGACGAGTACTGGACCCAGGACCAGTTCACGAATGTGCTGAACGCGCGGCACGCCGGGGTCCACCAGACGTACTTCAGCGGCAACGAGGTGTTCTGGAAGACCCGGTTCGCACCGAGCATCGACGGGGCCAACGTCGCCAACCGCACGCTGGTCTGCTACAAGGAGACCAAACGGTTCCTCGCCCAGCCCGACGGCATCCCCGACCCCAGCGGCATCTGGACCGGGACCTGGATGGACCCCAACAGCACCGCCAACGGGCAGCCGTTCCAGCCGGAGAACATCCTCACCGGCTCGATGTTCACCGTGAACGGCTACCGCAGTGACGCGATCACCGTGCCGGGCACCTACAGCAAGCAACGGCTCTGGCGCAACACCACGGTCGCGAGCCTGACCCCGTCCCAGACCGCCACCTTCCCGACCGGAACGCTCGGCTACGAATGGGACAGCGATCTGTCCAACAGCACCAGACCCGCCGGTCAGATCGACATGTCGTCCACCACGGTGGACATCAACGACGGCAAGCTCCGACTCGACTACGGCAACACGTACGGCAACGGCACCGCGACGCACAACCTCGTCGCCTTCCGTGACCAGACGTCGCACGCCCTGGTGTTCGGGGCCGGCACCGTGCAGTGGTCGTGGGGCCTGACCAACATCCCGACGAGCAACCCGGACGACGCGGTGGTGACCGCGGACAAGCGGATGCAGCAGGCCACCGTGAACATCCTGGCCGACATGGGTCTGCAGCCGAAGACCCTGCAGAGCGGTCTGGTCCTGGCGTCGGCCTCCACCGACACCGTCGGTCCGACCATCAGCGTGACCAGCCCGGCGGCCAATGTCACCGTGCCCGCGCTCAAGCCGCTCACCATCAGCGGGACCGCGGCCGACTCCGGCGGCGTGGTGGCCCGGGTGGAGGTCTCCACCGACGGTGGAACCACCTGGAACCCGACCACGGGACTGACGTCCTGGAGCTACAGCTGGACCCCGACGAGCCCGGGCGCGGCGCAGATCAAGGTGCGGGCCGTGGACGACAGCGTCAACATCGGCGCCACCACCACGGTTCCGCTGACGGTCGGCCCGCAGCAGTGCCCCTGCACCGTGTGGCCGGCGGCGGCCGTTCCCGGCACCGTCAACGCCGGTGACGGGAGCTCGCTGGAGCTCGGTGTGAAGATCCGTTCCTCGGTGACCGGATCGATCACCGGTGTCCGGTTCTACAAGTCCCCGGCCAACACCGGGACCCACACCGGCAGCCTGTGGAGCGCCACCGGCCAGCGGCTGGCCACCGGCACCTTCACCAACGAGACGGCGTCCGGCTGGCAGCAGCTGAACTTCGCCTCACCGGTGCCCGTGAAGGCGAACACCACGTACGTCGCGTCGTACTTCGCCCCGAACGGCGGATACTCCTACGACAGCACCTTCACCGGGAACTCCGCGGGGCTGGCACCGCTCACGGCGCTGCAGAACGGCACCGACGGCGGCAACGGCGTGTACCACTACGGTGCGACGAGCGCCTTCCCGTCGACGGCCTCGACGGGCAGCAACTACTGGGTGGACGCGGTCCTGGACACCTCCGGCGCGAGCACCGTCCCGCCCGCGGTCAGCACGACCACACCGCAGTCCGCGGCGACCGGCGTGCCGATCACCTCACCGGTGAAGGCCATCTTCAGCGAGGGTATCGACGGCGACACCCTGACGTTCACGCTGAAGGACGCGGGCGGCGCCTCCGTTCCCGGGACCAAGGTGCTGACCGCCGCGAACAGCGCGACGTTCACACCCTCCACCGAACTGGCGCTGAACACCACGTACACGGCGTCCGTGCAGGCCGAGGACCTGTGGGGCAACGCGATGGCGGCGCCGACGACGTGGAACTTCACCACCAGTCCGACACCACCGGTCGTCAACTGCCCCTGCACCCTGTGGCCCGGCAGCGCCGTACCGACCACGGCCAACACGACCGGAGACACCAACTCCCTCGAACTGGGGACCCGGTTCCAGTCGGCGGTGAACGGCTACATCACCGGCATCACCTTCTACAAGGGTCCGGGAAACACCGGCACGCACACCGGCACCCTGTGGTCCTCCACCGGCACGCTGCTCGCGACCGGAACCTTCGGCAGTGAGACCACGTCCGGGTGGCAGCAGCTGCTCTTCGCCACCCCGGTGCCCATCACCGCGGGTACCGGCTACGTGGCCTCCTACCACGCACCGAACGGCAACTACGCGGTCGACGGCGGCTACTTCAGCGGGGCGCACCAGTCCTATCCGCTGGTCGCACCGGCCGACGGCAGCGGTGGCTCCAACGGGCTCTACGCCTACGGGACCACCTCGTCGTTCCCGAACGGCTCCTACGGGTCCGCGAACTACTGGGTCGGCCCGATCTTCACCACGACGCCGCCGGCCCTGGCCCAGACGGACAGTTCCACGGAGGTGGTACCGGCCAAGTAG